One genomic window of Methanobacterium petrolearium includes the following:
- a CDS encoding response regulator: protein MNMTQINPITPLGKNILIVEDEYITSFELETKIQSWGYSVVGIATSGFEAIKMSEELHPDMIIMDIQLNGVENGIDVTKKIQNKIEIPFIYLTAHSSDTLMEQAQKTFPYAYITKPFDDMELKFAIELAFHKFELEKNLEFNKIYETIDNLMTGIFIANADGDILFENRFIKNIFSDESSRKKIETDRIMALQNEIKRKDLMDTLKKQGHIKNETLQIVQKDNTPIKVKMSVKLYNNKIYGIINPYSPD, encoded by the coding sequence ATGAATATGACTCAAATTAATCCAATTACTCCCCTAGGGAAAAATATCTTAATTGTCGAAGATGAGTATATAACTTCATTTGAATTAGAGACTAAAATCCAAAGTTGGGGATATTCAGTTGTTGGAATTGCTACTTCCGGGTTTGAAGCCATTAAAATGTCCGAAGAACTGCATCCTGACATGATAATTATGGACATACAACTTAATGGAGTTGAAAACGGCATAGATGTGACGAAAAAAATTCAAAACAAAATAGAAATCCCTTTTATTTATCTCACAGCACATTCAAGTGATACTTTAATGGAACAGGCACAAAAAACATTCCCCTACGCATATATCACTAAACCTTTTGATGACATGGAGTTAAAGTTTGCAATAGAACTTGCATTCCATAAATTTGAATTGGAAAAAAATCTAGAATTCAATAAGATTTATGAAACAATTGATAACTTAATGACTGGAATTTTCATTGCCAATGCAGATGGCGACATACTCTTTGAAAATAGATTCATCAAAAATATTTTTAGCGATGAATCTTCCCGTAAAAAAATTGAAACTGACCGGATAATGGCACTTCAAAATGAAATAAAGAGAAAAGATCTTATGGATACACTAAAAAAACAGGGTCACATCAAAAATGAAACTTTACAAATAGTGCAAAAAGATAATACACCCATCAAAGTTAAAATGAGTGTTAAATTATATAATAATAAGATTTATGGCATTATCAACCCTTATTCTCCGGATTAA
- a CDS encoding histidine kinase dimerization/phosphoacceptor domain -containing protein, whose amino-acid sequence MNLRSSNSGDLPFISRKLWESIFSSLEVPMMILDEEHRIVRINKSMKNKIFLEGNLIGEKCYNIIHGTSKPLEFCPHIKTMENDEEYTEEVKFPDLNLWLLVSTNPIHDSEGDIIGSFHIAQDITKQKESEEKKESLLELKELLMKETHHRVKNNLVTLSGLLSLQAINTEDESAKEALLDSQNRANAMAIIHQKLYSYADFEKIDLNRYLRQLMDEILKTYSVSEVRYFLNVDHVSFDVDRALILGLIVNELVSNSLKYAFSDDEGVIFINLRENDDTYILEVLDNGKSIPENINLQNPDSFGLTIVNLLVNQLDGEIDVKIDEGTYFTVKFK is encoded by the coding sequence ATGAATTTAAGATCATCAAATTCAGGAGATTTACCTTTTATATCGAGGAAATTATGGGAATCTATATTCAGTTCACTTGAAGTCCCTATGATGATTTTGGATGAAGAACATAGAATTGTTCGCATAAATAAAAGTATGAAAAATAAAATCTTTTTAGAGGGTAATCTTATTGGAGAAAAGTGTTACAATATAATACATGGAACTTCAAAACCTCTTGAGTTTTGTCCTCATATTAAAACTATGGAAAATGATGAGGAGTACACTGAAGAAGTTAAATTTCCTGATCTAAATTTATGGCTTTTAGTTTCCACCAATCCTATCCATGATTCTGAAGGAGATATTATTGGTAGTTTTCATATAGCTCAAGATATAACCAAACAAAAAGAAAGTGAAGAAAAGAAAGAAAGTTTACTGGAACTTAAAGAATTGCTAATGAAAGAAACTCATCACAGAGTAAAAAATAACTTAGTTACTTTATCTGGACTTTTATCTCTTCAGGCCATAAACACAGAAGATGAAAGTGCTAAAGAAGCTTTGTTGGATTCACAAAATCGTGCAAATGCCATGGCGATCATCCATCAAAAACTTTATAGTTATGCTGATTTTGAAAAAATCGATTTAAATCGTTATTTAAGACAATTGATGGATGAAATCTTAAAGACATATTCTGTAAGTGAAGTTAGGTACTTTTTAAATGTTGATCATGTTTCATTTGATGTTGATAGAGCATTAATTTTAGGATTAATTGTAAATGAATTAGTTTCCAACTCTTTAAAATATGCATTTTCAGATGATGAAGGGGTTATATTTATAAATCTACGTGAAAATGATGATACATATATTTTGGAAGTTTTAGATAATGGAAAATCGATTCCTGAAAATATAAACTTACAAAATCCGGATTCTTTTGGATTAACAATTGTAAATTTGCTTGTAAACCAACTTGATGGTGAAATAGATGTTAAAATAGATGAGGGGACTTATTTCACAGTGAAATTTAAATGA